GGAATCACTCCTTTGCATCAAGCCGCTTATATGGGGGATGTAAAAATGATCGATCTTCTTTTGAAACTGGGAGCGGATCCAAATATTAAAAATGCTTTAGGAATGAATCCTTGTCAGCTCGCTTACGCCAAGCACAGATTTTTAGTGGCAAAATATATGCAAAGTTTCACAAAAGGGGAGTGTGTTGTTGGTGACAATTAACGGTGAACAAAGAGAGATTAAAGAAAACATGACCATTGAGGATATCTTAAAAGAGTTGGGTGTTATGGATAAAGTGATGGCAGTTGCAGTAAATATGCAAATTGTCAAAAAAGAGGAGTGGAGCAGCTTCAAACCCAAAGAGGGAGACAAGATAGAATTTTTGGGGTTTACAGGCGGAGGATAATCAGTATTGGATGATGACTGCCACGGCGACTGCCACGCCCGCATCATGGGAGATAGAGAGGGCGGTTTGCTGAATATGAAACATCTTCTCTTTTCCATTGAGAAGTTTAAAAGCTGGAGCTCCATTTTTCTCTTTATATATTTGGATATCGTGAAATCCTAGCTCTTTTCCTATTCCTGTTTTGAGTGCTTTGGATACAGCTTCTTTTGCCGCCCAAAAACCCGCA
This region of Nitratiruptor sp. YY08-10 genomic DNA includes:
- the thiS gene encoding sulfur carrier protein ThiS, which encodes MLVTINGEQREIKENMTIEDILKELGVMDKVMAVAVNMQIVKKEEWSSFKPKEGDKIEFLGFTGGG
- the acpS gene encoding holo-ACP synthase, whose amino-acid sequence is MIGIDIVQIERIEKMIEKYGQKGLERFLLPQEIELAKKPQTIAGFWAAKEAVSKALKTGIGKELGFHDIQIYKEKNGAPAFKLLNGKEKMFHIQQTALSISHDAGVAVAVAVIIQY